From Vagococcus jeotgali, one genomic window encodes:
- the walK gene encoding cell wall metabolism sensor histidine kinase WalK, whose protein sequence is MKEKRIRFFFSVHFKIALVFVLLLMISVEIIGAIFIRELEASTIHTFESNMTTQVETLATNLGSEMSQRNDEPKEQNTKQILSEFSKSDVLEARLVDDKGIVIATSDPNLQGDIGKKNDYELFNAFSQKKEERKDQQTGKRVFVNIEQIYSPTGDAVIGFLYVKSDIESKYQQVSDITLIFFYASMIALVFSVIIALLVARTITKPIGEMKQQAERVANGDYSGHVEVYGKDELGQLGETFNEVSFRIEEAQETMEAERRRLDSVLTHMTDGVIGTDRLGNIILINDMATNVLRTSTQDVMNRSILEVLRLDENYTFRMLLEEQNELLLDFSEQFGEAMLIRAEFSMIRRESGFISGLVCVLHDVTEKEKDEEERRQFVSNVSHELRTPLTSMRSYIEALIDGAWQDPDVAPMFLRVTQEETNRMIRMINDLLQLSRMDANKITLNTELVNLNELFNYVLDRFDMLLKDSDKQHKIKREFTKRAIWVDIDTDRMIQVLDNILNNAMKYSPAGGNITCRLLETHKNVVLSISDEGLGIPKQQLGKVFDRFYRVDKARSREMGGSGLGLAISKEAIKAHGGNIWVESEEGKGSTFFISLPYEPYEEELWE, encoded by the coding sequence GGTTTTTCTTCTCTGTTCACTTCAAGATTGCTTTAGTTTTTGTGCTTCTTTTAATGATTTCAGTGGAGATTATTGGAGCGATTTTTATTAGGGAATTAGAGGCTTCTACTATTCACACGTTTGAATCAAATATGACAACACAAGTAGAAACTTTAGCGACGAATTTAGGTTCAGAGATGAGTCAGCGAAATGATGAGCCAAAGGAGCAAAATACTAAACAAATACTATCAGAGTTTTCAAAAAGTGATGTCTTAGAAGCAAGACTTGTAGATGATAAGGGAATTGTGATTGCAACAAGTGACCCTAATTTACAAGGAGATATTGGAAAGAAAAATGACTATGAATTATTTAATGCCTTTAGTCAAAAAAAAGAAGAGCGAAAAGATCAGCAGACAGGTAAGCGGGTATTTGTTAATATTGAGCAAATATACTCCCCTACTGGTGATGCTGTTATTGGTTTTTTATATGTAAAAAGTGATATTGAAAGCAAGTATCAACAAGTTAGTGACATTACCTTGATCTTTTTCTATGCCTCTATGATTGCCTTAGTATTTAGTGTCATTATTGCTCTTCTTGTAGCAAGAACTATTACTAAACCAATTGGTGAGATGAAGCAACAAGCTGAGCGTGTTGCTAATGGTGATTACTCTGGTCATGTTGAGGTCTATGGGAAAGATGAGCTAGGTCAACTTGGTGAAACGTTTAATGAAGTATCTTTTAGAATTGAAGAAGCTCAAGAAACAATGGAGGCAGAAAGAAGACGGTTAGATAGTGTCTTAACCCATATGACAGATGGAGTCATTGGAACAGATAGACTGGGTAATATTATTTTAATTAATGATATGGCAACAAACGTCTTACGTACATCTACTCAAGATGTGATGAATCGCTCTATTTTAGAGGTCTTACGCTTAGATGAAAATTATACATTTAGAATGCTTTTAGAAGAGCAGAATGAGTTACTACTTGATTTTAGTGAACAGTTTGGTGAAGCTATGTTGATCCGTGCTGAGTTTTCTATGATCCGCCGGGAGTCTGGGTTTATTAGTGGGCTTGTGTGTGTGCTTCATGATGTGACAGAAAAAGAAAAAGATGAAGAAGAGCGTAGGCAATTTGTATCTAATGTTTCCCATGAATTACGCACACCATTAACAAGTATGAGAAGTTACATTGAAGCACTCATTGACGGGGCATGGCAAGACCCTGATGTGGCACCAATGTTCTTAAGAGTAACTCAGGAAGAAACTAACCGGATGATTCGTATGATTAATGATTTACTTCAACTCTCACGAATGGATGCCAATAAAATTACATTAAACACAGAACTAGTGAATTTAAATGAGTTATTTAATTATGTGTTAGACCGTTTTGATATGTTACTTAAAGATAGTGACAAACAACATAAAATCAAACGTGAATTTACAAAACGGGCTATATGGGTAGACATTGATACTGATAGAATGATTCAAGTGCTAGATAATATTTTAAATAATGCTATGAAATATTCACCAGCTGGAGGTAATATTACGTGTCGCTTACTTGAAACACATAAAAATGTGGTTCTTAGCATCTCGGATGAGGGGTTGGGGATTCCTAAACAGCAATTAGGAAAAGTATTTGACCGTTTTTATCGTGTGGATAAAGCCAGATCTAGAGAAATGGGAGGATCAGGTTTAGGTTTAGCTATTTCAAAAGAAGCTATTAAGGCCCATGGTGGTAATATTTGGGTAGAAAGTGAAGAAGGTAAAGGGTCAACATTCTTTATTTCACTTCCTTATGAGCCTTATGAGGAGGAGTTGTGGGAATGA